The proteins below are encoded in one region of Silene latifolia isolate original U9 population chromosome 2, ASM4854445v1, whole genome shotgun sequence:
- the LOC141643445 gene encoding DNA mismatch repair protein MLH3 isoform X2, producing the protein MASIKPLSETVLSTVRSGFIISSLSTVVEELVYNSLDASAKKVAILVGVNNGYIKVEDDGSGIDRDGLMLLGERYATSKVDHLNKEDDSVGSFGFRGEVLCSIADISLIEILTKIQGRPNGYRKVMKGRRCLYLSIDDKQDVGTTVIVRDLFYNQPVRRRQLQSSTKKVLHAVRECVIRIALVQPKVAFRVVDMESDDELLCTHASPSPLSLLCSNFGIESSSLCKLSFSEGLLKLTGYVSSPSSLLTSKAIQYIYVNSRFVVKGPIHKALTCLAEMCWDRFRGDKGGKRTQSHAGPSYCLNLACPRISYDLNLGVSGTSVEFKDWTPVIRFIEKSVALFWSKKKRKGESSNCEADEMQTNGMEKLAADSSFSKKNWRFKSCENTTKRRRTENPENVESFSEDLHCCMEMKVEDRSSSSLWDSSCEQPKKSTSKTLQFKEPEKEREYSLCGNDDCDNVREYELFDKNYVESDENCAETYPSHTRWEVGMPGDDVGARSHSFMQRDDNCAEMFSSRTGWGVEIPGDDVGARSRELESGFDIEYKHDYDRTEDKLRHRKLLLGSPLGDNTLETPPSCGRLSRYQFDNFEATSRRSTGSGDVDGLCEDPDVFQLACSQWDVANTWLLPKRGTKSLGWKDIEAHSLPLCASSSYRQPKYLSDEVSEYRSSYSQQHFCQHSPIQYSFPNMKDWDLDNVVKNDGVQRTSERRNYGLYIRDDDGKDEFCQSAFGDRCMNENLSSASSLNTKLIQESGYAGVERRTLKMSIDNCSSDDIPSIAYGALLAKATNSPSSDMMLSESPFSWSPPEPINRGVQMDLQSCQTLGLLDITKDSSLTSHGKRYPESPLFASSDDILIAKTVSSPLDFRSNINSYEPSPHSFSSTSISKDLRIDLQGCQPFETSHSPSKQFDLFSKRPRRSHSAPPIYPGRRRFMSVGDCLNPATDNPVLNPDSQIHNVSERATLNPSCGSPRLCNESSQDDEMIPEEDPHFWTDHQLKGEPIISQDKMLTQDVKADDSGYFKEVQDVESSRVKWREGCQDTTLKRITNCRSVGDSLDEFKEENRILDVQSCKLYLAGDSLVPKSINRSFLESAKVLSQVESKFIPVVGSGILAVIDQHAADERIRLEEMRQKILSGELLSITYLKEEKELVLPEIGYQLLCNYAESIQHWGWKCNIFRQEPGSFSKNLDLLNDHASHPRLLAVPCVLGVKLSDVDLLEYLEQLADTDGSSTIPPSVVRILNYKACRGAIMFGDKLLPSECSLIVEELKRTSLCFQCAHGRPTTAPLVNLKALHRTVLQLGSSRKGSKMVWHGLHKNNINVERAKHRLDVARGC; encoded by the exons CAACATCGAAAGTCGATCATTTGAACAAGGAAGATGATTCTGTGGGAAGCTTTGGATTTCGTGGAGAGGTGTTGTGTTCTATTGCTGATATATCTTTAATTGAGATTCTAACAAAAATTCAAGGCAGGCCTAATGGGTATCGGAAAGTTATGAAG GGTCGCAGATGTCTGTATCTCAGCATTGACGATAAGCAAGATGTTGGCACAACTG TCATTGTCCGTGATTTATTTTACAACCAACCTGTTCGTAGAAGGCAATTGCAGTCCAG TACCAAAAAAGTTCTACATGCAGTTAGAGAATGTGTGATCCGGATTGCCCTTGTGCAGCCAAAGGTCGCCTTCAGAGTGGTGGATATGGAGAG TGATGATGAATTGCTTTGCACAcatgcttctccttctccattATCTCTTCTGTGCAGCAATTTTGGCATTGAGTCCTCCAGTTTATGTAAGCTGAGCTTTTCAGAAGGATTATTGAAGCTAACCGGATATGTTTCTTCTCCTTCTAGTCTTTTGACATCAAAG GCAATTCAATACATAT ATGTTAACTCAAGGTTTGTGGTTAAAGGGCCAATACATAAAGCGCTTACCTGTCTTGCGGAAATGTGCTGGGATCGGTTCAGGGGCGACAAGGGAGGGAAGAGAACTCAGTCACATGCAGGTCCATCATACTGTTTAAATCTAGCCTGTCCCCGAATTTCTTATGACTTGAATCTTGGAGTTTCAGGGACGTCCGTGGAATTTAAG GATTGGACTCCCGTGATCAGATTCATTGAAAAATCAGTTGCCCTCTTTTGGAGTAAGAAAAAGAGAAAGG GGGAGTCCTCTAACTGCGAAGCGGATGAGATGCAAACAAATGGGATGGAAAAATTAGCTGCGGACTCGTCTTTCTCAAAAAAAA ATTGGCGATTCAAGAGCTGTGAAAATACTACCAAAAGACGTAGGACAGAGAATCCTGAGAATGTCGAGTCATTCTCTGAAGACTTACATTGTTGCATGGAAATGAAAGTCGAGGACAGGAGCAGCTCCTCTCTCTGGGATAGCAGTTGTGAACAACCCAAAAAATCAACATCTAAAACTCTTCAATTTAAGGAACCAGAGAAAGAAAGGGAGTACTCTCTCTGTGGAAATGATGATTGTGACAATGTTAGGGAATATGAACTATTTGACAAAAATTATGTGGAAAGTGATGAAAATTGCGCAGAAACTTATCCTTCTCATACAAGATGGGAGGTTGGAATGCCAGGAGATGATGTGGGTGCTAGGAGCCATAGTTTTATGCAAAGAGATGACAATTGTGCAGAAATGTTTTCTTCTCGTACAGGATGGGGGGTTGAAATACCAGGAGATGATGTGGGTGCTAGGAGCCGTGAATTAGAAAGTGGATTTGATATTGAGTACAAGCATGACTATGACAGAACTGAAGATAAACTTAGGCACAGGAAGTTGCTTTTGGGAAGTCCTCTGGGGGATAATACACTCGAAACACCCCCAAGTTGTGGCCGGCTGTCTAGATATCAGTTTGATAATTTTGAGGCTACAAGCAGGAGGTCCACTGGCAGTGGAGATGTTGATGGTCTTTGTGAGGATCCTGATGTTTTTCAGTTGGCTTGTTCTCAATGGGATGTAGCAAATACGTGGCTACTGCCAAAACGAGGTACAAAAAGTCTTGGATGGAAAGATATTGAAGCACATTCTTTACCTTTGTGTGCAAGTTCTTCTTATAGACAGCCAAAGTATCTGAGTGACGAAGTCAGTGAATATCGTTCATCATACTCTCAACAGCACTTTTGTCAGCATTCTCCAATTCAATATTCATTTCCCAATATGAAAGATTGGGATCTTGATAATGTTGTAAAGAATGATGGTGTTCAAAGGACATCTGAAAGGAGAAATTATGGCTTATATATTCGTGATGATGATGGAAAAGATGAATTTTGTCAGAGTGCTTTTGGTGATAGGTGTATGAATGAGAATTTATCTTCTGCGAGCTCTTTAAATACAAAGCTGATCCAGGAGAGTGGCTATGCAGGGGTTGAAAGGAGAACATTGAAAATGTCGATTGATAACTGTAGTTCTGATGATATACCCTCTATTGCATATGGCGCTTTGTTGGCCAAAGCAACAAATTCGCCTTCAAGTGATATGATGCTGAGTGAATCACCATTCTCCTGGAGTCCACCAGAACCCATAAACAGAGGAGTCCAAATGGACCTGCAAAGTTGTCAAACTCTGGGACTTCTCGACATTACTAAAGATAGCTCACTTACTAGTCATGGAAAGCGTTATCCTGAGAGCCCTCTCTTTGCTAGCAGTGATGATATTCTCATTGCTAAGACTGTTTCATCGCCTTTGGATTTCAGAAGTAACATCAATTCGTATGAACCATCACCTCACTCTTTCTCATCCACATCTATTAGTAAAGATCTTCGAATTGATCTCCAAGGTTGTCAACCTTTTGAAACCAGTCATAGTCCTTCTAAACAGTTCGATCTATTCTCCAAGAGACCGAGAAGAAGCCATTCAGCTCCTCCAATCTATCCAGGCAGGAGGAGATTTATGTCGGTAGGTGATTGTTTGAATCCTGCTACTGACAACCCTGTTCTAAACCCGGACTCTCAAATTCATAATGTGTCAG AAAGAGCTACACTGAACCCCTCGTGTGGCTCACCAAGACTATGTAATGAATCTAGCCAGGACGATGAGATGATTCCTGAGGAAGATCCACACTTTTGGACTGA TCATCAGCTGAAAGGAGAGCCGATTATTTCACAAGACAAAATGTTGACTCAAGATGTCAAGGCAGATGACTCTG GATACTTTAAGGAAGTTCAAGATGTAGAAAGTTCAAGAGTCAAGTGGCGAGAAGGCTGCCAAGATACCACATTGAAGCGCATTACCAACTGTAGAAGT GTTGGAGATAGTTTGGATGAATTTAAAGAAGAAAATAGAATTCTGGATGTTCAGTCTTGTAAGTTGTATCTTGCTGGCGACTCCTTAGTTCCAAAGTCTATCAACAGAAGTTTCTTGGAGAGTGCCAAAGTGCTTTCGCAGGTTGAGAGTAAATTCATTCCAGTTGTAGGAAGTGGCATCCTGGCAGTGATTGATCAG CATGCTGCAGATGAGAGAATTCGACTTGAAGAAATGCGTCAGAAG ATTCTTTCTGGTGAACTATTGTCGATAACCTATctgaaagaagaaaaagaattg GTACTGCCTGAGATAGGGTACCAGTTGCTGTGCAATTATGCTGAATCCATACAACACTGGGGGTGGAAATGCAACATTTTCCGTCAGGAGCCGGGTTCATTTTCGAA GAATCTAGATCTTCTGAATGACCACGCATCTCATCCCAGACTTCTTGCG GTACCTTGTGTTCTGGGTGTGAAATTGTCAGACGTGGATTTACTAGAATATCTGGAACAG CTTGCTGATACTGACGGATCATCAACAATTCCGCCTTCTGTAGTTCGAATCCTAAACTACAAAGCATGTAGGG GTGCTATTATGTTTGGGGACAAGCTTCTTCCTTCTGAATGTTCCCTTATTGTTGAAGAGCTGAAACGAACTTCATTATGTTTCCAG TGTGCCCATGGAAGGCCAACTACAGCCCCTCTTGTGAATCTGAAGGCCTTACACAGGACGGTTCTTCAGCTTGGATCTTCACGTAAGGGTTCCAAAATGGTATGGCATGGACTCCATAAGAACAATATCAATGTCGAGCGTGCCAAACACAGACTTGATGTTGCAAGAGGCTGTTAA
- the LOC141643445 gene encoding DNA mismatch repair protein MLH3 isoform X4 produces the protein MASIKPLSETVLSTVRSGFIISSLSTVVEELVYNSLDASAKKVAILVGVNNGYIKVEDDGSGIDRDGLMLLGERYATSKVDHLNKEDDSVGSFGFRGEVLCSIADISLIEILTKIQGRPNGYRKVMKGRRCLYLSIDDKQDVGTTVIVRDLFYNQPVRRRQLQSSTKKVLHAVRECVIRIALVQPKVAFRVVDMESDDELLCTHASPSPLSLLCSNFGIESSSLCKLSFSEGLLKLTGYVSSPSSLLTSKAIQYIYVNSRFVVKGPIHKALTCLAEMCWDRFRGDKGGKRTQSHAGPSYCLNLACPRISYDLNLGVSGTSVEFKDWTPVIRFIEKSVALFWSKKKRKGESSNCEADEMQTNGMEKLAADSSFSKKNWRFKSCENTTKRRRTENPENVESFSEDLHCCMEMKVEDRSSSSLWDSSCEQPKKSTSKTLQFKEPEKEREYSLCGNDDCDNVREYELFDKNYVESDENCAETYPSHTRWEVGMPGDDVGARSHSFMQRDDNCAEMFSSRTGWGVEIPGDDVGARSRELESGFDIEYKHDYDRTEDKLRHRKLLLGSPLGDNTLETPPSCGRLSRYQFDNFEATSRRSTGSGDVDGLCEDPDVFQLACSQWDVANTWLLPKRGTKSLGWKDIEAHSLPLCASSSYRQPKYLSDEVSEYRSSYSQQHFCQHSPIQYSFPNMKDWDLDNVVKNDGVQRTSERRNYGLYIRDDDGKDEFCQSAFGDRCMNENLSSASSLNTKLIQESGYAGVERRTLKMSIDNCSSDDIPSIAYGALLAKATNSPSSDMMLSESPFSWSPPEPINRGVQMDLQSCQTLGLLDITKDSSLTSHGKRYPESPLFASSDDILIAKTVSSPLDFRSNINSYEPSPHSFSSTSISKDLRIDLQGCQPFETSHSPSKQFDLFSKRPRRSHSAPPIYPGRRRFMSVGDCLNPATDNPVLNPDSQIHNVSERATLNPSCGSPRLCNESSQDDEMIPEEDPHFWTDHQLKGEPIISQDKMLTQDVKADDSGYFKEVQDVESSRVKWREGCQDTTLKRITNCRSVGDSLDEFKEENRILDVQSCKLYLAGDSLVPKSINRSFLESAKVLSQVESKFIPVVGSGILAVIDQHAADERIRLEEMRQKILSGELLSITYLKEEKELVLPEIGYQLLCNYAESIQHWGWKCNIFRQEPGSFSKEILVSSAKQGWVNGCFSVQVWACYFVLSGKHQRVKHQREDL, from the exons CAACATCGAAAGTCGATCATTTGAACAAGGAAGATGATTCTGTGGGAAGCTTTGGATTTCGTGGAGAGGTGTTGTGTTCTATTGCTGATATATCTTTAATTGAGATTCTAACAAAAATTCAAGGCAGGCCTAATGGGTATCGGAAAGTTATGAAG GGTCGCAGATGTCTGTATCTCAGCATTGACGATAAGCAAGATGTTGGCACAACTG TCATTGTCCGTGATTTATTTTACAACCAACCTGTTCGTAGAAGGCAATTGCAGTCCAG TACCAAAAAAGTTCTACATGCAGTTAGAGAATGTGTGATCCGGATTGCCCTTGTGCAGCCAAAGGTCGCCTTCAGAGTGGTGGATATGGAGAG TGATGATGAATTGCTTTGCACAcatgcttctccttctccattATCTCTTCTGTGCAGCAATTTTGGCATTGAGTCCTCCAGTTTATGTAAGCTGAGCTTTTCAGAAGGATTATTGAAGCTAACCGGATATGTTTCTTCTCCTTCTAGTCTTTTGACATCAAAG GCAATTCAATACATAT ATGTTAACTCAAGGTTTGTGGTTAAAGGGCCAATACATAAAGCGCTTACCTGTCTTGCGGAAATGTGCTGGGATCGGTTCAGGGGCGACAAGGGAGGGAAGAGAACTCAGTCACATGCAGGTCCATCATACTGTTTAAATCTAGCCTGTCCCCGAATTTCTTATGACTTGAATCTTGGAGTTTCAGGGACGTCCGTGGAATTTAAG GATTGGACTCCCGTGATCAGATTCATTGAAAAATCAGTTGCCCTCTTTTGGAGTAAGAAAAAGAGAAAGG GGGAGTCCTCTAACTGCGAAGCGGATGAGATGCAAACAAATGGGATGGAAAAATTAGCTGCGGACTCGTCTTTCTCAAAAAAAA ATTGGCGATTCAAGAGCTGTGAAAATACTACCAAAAGACGTAGGACAGAGAATCCTGAGAATGTCGAGTCATTCTCTGAAGACTTACATTGTTGCATGGAAATGAAAGTCGAGGACAGGAGCAGCTCCTCTCTCTGGGATAGCAGTTGTGAACAACCCAAAAAATCAACATCTAAAACTCTTCAATTTAAGGAACCAGAGAAAGAAAGGGAGTACTCTCTCTGTGGAAATGATGATTGTGACAATGTTAGGGAATATGAACTATTTGACAAAAATTATGTGGAAAGTGATGAAAATTGCGCAGAAACTTATCCTTCTCATACAAGATGGGAGGTTGGAATGCCAGGAGATGATGTGGGTGCTAGGAGCCATAGTTTTATGCAAAGAGATGACAATTGTGCAGAAATGTTTTCTTCTCGTACAGGATGGGGGGTTGAAATACCAGGAGATGATGTGGGTGCTAGGAGCCGTGAATTAGAAAGTGGATTTGATATTGAGTACAAGCATGACTATGACAGAACTGAAGATAAACTTAGGCACAGGAAGTTGCTTTTGGGAAGTCCTCTGGGGGATAATACACTCGAAACACCCCCAAGTTGTGGCCGGCTGTCTAGATATCAGTTTGATAATTTTGAGGCTACAAGCAGGAGGTCCACTGGCAGTGGAGATGTTGATGGTCTTTGTGAGGATCCTGATGTTTTTCAGTTGGCTTGTTCTCAATGGGATGTAGCAAATACGTGGCTACTGCCAAAACGAGGTACAAAAAGTCTTGGATGGAAAGATATTGAAGCACATTCTTTACCTTTGTGTGCAAGTTCTTCTTATAGACAGCCAAAGTATCTGAGTGACGAAGTCAGTGAATATCGTTCATCATACTCTCAACAGCACTTTTGTCAGCATTCTCCAATTCAATATTCATTTCCCAATATGAAAGATTGGGATCTTGATAATGTTGTAAAGAATGATGGTGTTCAAAGGACATCTGAAAGGAGAAATTATGGCTTATATATTCGTGATGATGATGGAAAAGATGAATTTTGTCAGAGTGCTTTTGGTGATAGGTGTATGAATGAGAATTTATCTTCTGCGAGCTCTTTAAATACAAAGCTGATCCAGGAGAGTGGCTATGCAGGGGTTGAAAGGAGAACATTGAAAATGTCGATTGATAACTGTAGTTCTGATGATATACCCTCTATTGCATATGGCGCTTTGTTGGCCAAAGCAACAAATTCGCCTTCAAGTGATATGATGCTGAGTGAATCACCATTCTCCTGGAGTCCACCAGAACCCATAAACAGAGGAGTCCAAATGGACCTGCAAAGTTGTCAAACTCTGGGACTTCTCGACATTACTAAAGATAGCTCACTTACTAGTCATGGAAAGCGTTATCCTGAGAGCCCTCTCTTTGCTAGCAGTGATGATATTCTCATTGCTAAGACTGTTTCATCGCCTTTGGATTTCAGAAGTAACATCAATTCGTATGAACCATCACCTCACTCTTTCTCATCCACATCTATTAGTAAAGATCTTCGAATTGATCTCCAAGGTTGTCAACCTTTTGAAACCAGTCATAGTCCTTCTAAACAGTTCGATCTATTCTCCAAGAGACCGAGAAGAAGCCATTCAGCTCCTCCAATCTATCCAGGCAGGAGGAGATTTATGTCGGTAGGTGATTGTTTGAATCCTGCTACTGACAACCCTGTTCTAAACCCGGACTCTCAAATTCATAATGTGTCAG AAAGAGCTACACTGAACCCCTCGTGTGGCTCACCAAGACTATGTAATGAATCTAGCCAGGACGATGAGATGATTCCTGAGGAAGATCCACACTTTTGGACTGA TCATCAGCTGAAAGGAGAGCCGATTATTTCACAAGACAAAATGTTGACTCAAGATGTCAAGGCAGATGACTCTG GATACTTTAAGGAAGTTCAAGATGTAGAAAGTTCAAGAGTCAAGTGGCGAGAAGGCTGCCAAGATACCACATTGAAGCGCATTACCAACTGTAGAAGT GTTGGAGATAGTTTGGATGAATTTAAAGAAGAAAATAGAATTCTGGATGTTCAGTCTTGTAAGTTGTATCTTGCTGGCGACTCCTTAGTTCCAAAGTCTATCAACAGAAGTTTCTTGGAGAGTGCCAAAGTGCTTTCGCAGGTTGAGAGTAAATTCATTCCAGTTGTAGGAAGTGGCATCCTGGCAGTGATTGATCAG CATGCTGCAGATGAGAGAATTCGACTTGAAGAAATGCGTCAGAAG ATTCTTTCTGGTGAACTATTGTCGATAACCTATctgaaagaagaaaaagaattg GTACTGCCTGAGATAGGGTACCAGTTGCTGTGCAATTATGCTGAATCCATACAACACTGGGGGTGGAAATGCAACATTTTCCGTCAGGAGCCGGGTTCATTTTCGAA AGAGATTCTGGTGTCCTCAGCAAAACAAGGCTGGGTAAATGGGTGTTTTTCTGTTCAAGTCTGGGCATGCTATTTCGTCTTAtctggaaaacatcaaagggtgaAACATCAAAGGGAAGACCTTTGA